From one Solea solea chromosome 15, fSolSol10.1, whole genome shotgun sequence genomic stretch:
- the ppm1ba gene encoding protein phosphatase 1B isoform X5, whose protein sequence is MGAFLDKPKTEKHKLHGEGNGLRYGLSSMQGWRVEMEDAHTAILGLPAPGMTDWSFFAVYDGHAGSKVANYCSKHLLEHIINASLRVRGTQGSQAGLDSKTSAQAPPTVEAIKSGIRTGFLAIDNHMRSLSDLRNGMDRSGSTAVGILLSPEHFFFINCGDSRAVLYRNSQVCFSTLDHKPCNPRERERIQNAGGSVMIQRVNGSLAVSRALGDYDYKCVDGKGATEQLVSPEPEVFDLIRAPEQDQFVVLACDGIWDVMSNEDLCDFVKSRLEVSDDLERVCSEVLDTCLHKGSRDNMSVVLVCLPNAPKVSEEAVRKDAELNNYLESQVEEMLSRPVQEGFPDLVTVMRNLSTDNGMPPLPPGGGLASKHGVIEAVYTRLIPYREEDGIKY, encoded by the exons ATGGGTGCGTTCCTAGACAAACCCAAGACAGAGAAGCACAAATTGCATGGTGAAGGTAATGGCCTGCGCTATGGCCTAAGCTCCATGCAGGGCTGGCGGGTGGAGATGGAGGATGCTCATACAGCCATTTTGGGACTTCCTGCTCCTGGCATGACTGACTGGTCATTTTTTGCTGTGTATGATGGTCATGCTGGCTCAAAGGTTGCCAATTACTGCTCTAAACATCTTCTGGAACACATAATCAATGCCAGCTTAAGGGTCAGAGGGACACAAGGCTCCCAGGCTGGCTTAGACAGCAAAACCTCAGCTCAAGCTCCTCCTACAGTAGAAGCTATCAAATCCGGGATCCGTACCGGGTTCCTGGCGATTGATAATCACATGCGCAGCCTCTCAGACCTGCGGAATGGCATGGACCGTAGTGGCTCCACAGCAGTGGGAATTCTTCTGTCACCTGAGCATTTCTTCTTCATTAACTGTGGTGATTCTCGAGCTGTCCTTTACCGCAATTCACAGGTGTGCTTTTCCACACTCGACCACAAGCCTTGTAATCCACGTGAGAGAGAGCGCATCCAGAATGCTGGTGGGTCAGTGATGATTCAGAGGGTTAACGGATCACTGGCTGTTTCTCGAGCTTTGGGGGACTACGATTACAAGTGTGTGGATGGAAAGGGCGCCACTGAGCAGCTGGTCAGCCCTGAACCAGAAGTGTTTGACTTGATTCGGGCCCCGGAACAAGATCAGTTTGTGGTCCTGGCATGTGATGGTATCTGGGATGTCATGTCCAATGAGGATCTGTGCGACTTTGTGAAATCAAGGCTTGAGGTGTCTGATGACCTGGAAAGAGTCTGCAGTGAAGTGTTGGATACATGTCTGCACAAG gGGAGTCGAGATAACATGagtgttgtgttggtgtgtttgccCAACGCTCCCAAAGTGTCAGAGGAAGCCGTGAGAAAAGACGCTGAGCTCAACAATTATCTGGAGTCTCAAGTGGAAG agaTGCTGTCTCGCCCAGTACAGGAGGGATTTCCAGACCTGGTAACTGTGATGAGGAATCTGTCGACTGACAACGGGATGCCACCTCTGCCTCCAGGGGGAGGCCTTGCCAGCAA ACACGGTGTTATTGAAGCAGTATACACTCGTCTAATCCCATACAGGGAGGAAGATGGG ATCAAGTATTAA
- the ppm1ba gene encoding protein phosphatase 1B isoform X2: protein MGAFLDKPKTEKHKLHGEGNGLRYGLSSMQGWRVEMEDAHTAILGLPAPGMTDWSFFAVYDGHAGSKVANYCSKHLLEHIINASLRVRGTQGSQAGLDSKTSAQAPPTVEAIKSGIRTGFLAIDNHMRSLSDLRNGMDRSGSTAVGILLSPEHFFFINCGDSRAVLYRNSQVCFSTLDHKPCNPRERERIQNAGGSVMIQRVNGSLAVSRALGDYDYKCVDGKGATEQLVSPEPEVFDLIRAPEQDQFVVLACDGIWDVMSNEDLCDFVKSRLEVSDDLERVCSEVLDTCLHKGSRDNMSVVLVCLPNAPKVSEEAVRKDAELNNYLESQVEEMLSRPVQEGFPDLVTVMRNLSTDNGMPPLPPGGGLASKHGVIEAVYTRLIPYREEDGPSCFIW from the exons ATGGGTGCGTTCCTAGACAAACCCAAGACAGAGAAGCACAAATTGCATGGTGAAGGTAATGGCCTGCGCTATGGCCTAAGCTCCATGCAGGGCTGGCGGGTGGAGATGGAGGATGCTCATACAGCCATTTTGGGACTTCCTGCTCCTGGCATGACTGACTGGTCATTTTTTGCTGTGTATGATGGTCATGCTGGCTCAAAGGTTGCCAATTACTGCTCTAAACATCTTCTGGAACACATAATCAATGCCAGCTTAAGGGTCAGAGGGACACAAGGCTCCCAGGCTGGCTTAGACAGCAAAACCTCAGCTCAAGCTCCTCCTACAGTAGAAGCTATCAAATCCGGGATCCGTACCGGGTTCCTGGCGATTGATAATCACATGCGCAGCCTCTCAGACCTGCGGAATGGCATGGACCGTAGTGGCTCCACAGCAGTGGGAATTCTTCTGTCACCTGAGCATTTCTTCTTCATTAACTGTGGTGATTCTCGAGCTGTCCTTTACCGCAATTCACAGGTGTGCTTTTCCACACTCGACCACAAGCCTTGTAATCCACGTGAGAGAGAGCGCATCCAGAATGCTGGTGGGTCAGTGATGATTCAGAGGGTTAACGGATCACTGGCTGTTTCTCGAGCTTTGGGGGACTACGATTACAAGTGTGTGGATGGAAAGGGCGCCACTGAGCAGCTGGTCAGCCCTGAACCAGAAGTGTTTGACTTGATTCGGGCCCCGGAACAAGATCAGTTTGTGGTCCTGGCATGTGATGGTATCTGGGATGTCATGTCCAATGAGGATCTGTGCGACTTTGTGAAATCAAGGCTTGAGGTGTCTGATGACCTGGAAAGAGTCTGCAGTGAAGTGTTGGATACATGTCTGCACAAG gGGAGTCGAGATAACATGagtgttgtgttggtgtgtttgccCAACGCTCCCAAAGTGTCAGAGGAAGCCGTGAGAAAAGACGCTGAGCTCAACAATTATCTGGAGTCTCAAGTGGAAG agaTGCTGTCTCGCCCAGTACAGGAGGGATTTCCAGACCTGGTAACTGTGATGAGGAATCTGTCGACTGACAACGGGATGCCACCTCTGCCTCCAGGGGGAGGCCTTGCCAGCAA ACACGGTGTTATTGAAGCAGTATACACTCGTCTAATCCCATACAGGGAGGAAGATGGG CCCTCCTGTTTCATTTGGTAA
- the ppm1ba gene encoding protein phosphatase 1B isoform X1, whose amino-acid sequence MGAFLDKPKTEKHKLHGEGNGLRYGLSSMQGWRVEMEDAHTAILGLPAPGMTDWSFFAVYDGHAGSKVANYCSKHLLEHIINASLRVRGTQGSQAGLDSKTSAQAPPTVEAIKSGIRTGFLAIDNHMRSLSDLRNGMDRSGSTAVGILLSPEHFFFINCGDSRAVLYRNSQVCFSTLDHKPCNPRERERIQNAGGSVMIQRVNGSLAVSRALGDYDYKCVDGKGATEQLVSPEPEVFDLIRAPEQDQFVVLACDGIWDVMSNEDLCDFVKSRLEVSDDLERVCSEVLDTCLHKGSRDNMSVVLVCLPNAPKVSEEAVRKDAELNNYLESQVEEMLSRPVQEGFPDLVTVMRNLSTDNGMPPLPPGGGLASKHGVIEAVYTRLIPYREEDGSGAEFEYHW is encoded by the exons ATGGGTGCGTTCCTAGACAAACCCAAGACAGAGAAGCACAAATTGCATGGTGAAGGTAATGGCCTGCGCTATGGCCTAAGCTCCATGCAGGGCTGGCGGGTGGAGATGGAGGATGCTCATACAGCCATTTTGGGACTTCCTGCTCCTGGCATGACTGACTGGTCATTTTTTGCTGTGTATGATGGTCATGCTGGCTCAAAGGTTGCCAATTACTGCTCTAAACATCTTCTGGAACACATAATCAATGCCAGCTTAAGGGTCAGAGGGACACAAGGCTCCCAGGCTGGCTTAGACAGCAAAACCTCAGCTCAAGCTCCTCCTACAGTAGAAGCTATCAAATCCGGGATCCGTACCGGGTTCCTGGCGATTGATAATCACATGCGCAGCCTCTCAGACCTGCGGAATGGCATGGACCGTAGTGGCTCCACAGCAGTGGGAATTCTTCTGTCACCTGAGCATTTCTTCTTCATTAACTGTGGTGATTCTCGAGCTGTCCTTTACCGCAATTCACAGGTGTGCTTTTCCACACTCGACCACAAGCCTTGTAATCCACGTGAGAGAGAGCGCATCCAGAATGCTGGTGGGTCAGTGATGATTCAGAGGGTTAACGGATCACTGGCTGTTTCTCGAGCTTTGGGGGACTACGATTACAAGTGTGTGGATGGAAAGGGCGCCACTGAGCAGCTGGTCAGCCCTGAACCAGAAGTGTTTGACTTGATTCGGGCCCCGGAACAAGATCAGTTTGTGGTCCTGGCATGTGATGGTATCTGGGATGTCATGTCCAATGAGGATCTGTGCGACTTTGTGAAATCAAGGCTTGAGGTGTCTGATGACCTGGAAAGAGTCTGCAGTGAAGTGTTGGATACATGTCTGCACAAG gGGAGTCGAGATAACATGagtgttgtgttggtgtgtttgccCAACGCTCCCAAAGTGTCAGAGGAAGCCGTGAGAAAAGACGCTGAGCTCAACAATTATCTGGAGTCTCAAGTGGAAG agaTGCTGTCTCGCCCAGTACAGGAGGGATTTCCAGACCTGGTAACTGTGATGAGGAATCTGTCGACTGACAACGGGATGCCACCTCTGCCTCCAGGGGGAGGCCTTGCCAGCAA ACACGGTGTTATTGAAGCAGTATACACTCGTCTAATCCCATACAGGGAGGAAGATGGG agtggagctgagtTTGAGTATCACTGGTAG
- the ppm1ba gene encoding protein phosphatase 1B isoform X3 yields the protein MGAFLDKPKTEKHKLHGEGNGLRYGLSSMQGWRVEMEDAHTAILGLPAPGMTDWSFFAVYDGHAGSKVANYCSKHLLEHIINASLRVRGTQGSQAGLDSKTSAQAPPTVEAIKSGIRTGFLAIDNHMRSLSDLRNGMDRSGSTAVGILLSPEHFFFINCGDSRAVLYRNSQVCFSTLDHKPCNPRERERIQNAGGSVMIQRVNGSLAVSRALGDYDYKCVDGKGATEQLVSPEPEVFDLIRAPEQDQFVVLACDGIWDVMSNEDLCDFVKSRLEVSDDLERVCSEVLDTCLHKGSRDNMSVVLVCLPNAPKVSEEAVRKDAELNNYLESQVEEMLSRPVQEGFPDLVTVMRNLSTDNGMPPLPPGGGLASKHGVIEAVYTRLIPYREEDGPSCFI from the exons ATGGGTGCGTTCCTAGACAAACCCAAGACAGAGAAGCACAAATTGCATGGTGAAGGTAATGGCCTGCGCTATGGCCTAAGCTCCATGCAGGGCTGGCGGGTGGAGATGGAGGATGCTCATACAGCCATTTTGGGACTTCCTGCTCCTGGCATGACTGACTGGTCATTTTTTGCTGTGTATGATGGTCATGCTGGCTCAAAGGTTGCCAATTACTGCTCTAAACATCTTCTGGAACACATAATCAATGCCAGCTTAAGGGTCAGAGGGACACAAGGCTCCCAGGCTGGCTTAGACAGCAAAACCTCAGCTCAAGCTCCTCCTACAGTAGAAGCTATCAAATCCGGGATCCGTACCGGGTTCCTGGCGATTGATAATCACATGCGCAGCCTCTCAGACCTGCGGAATGGCATGGACCGTAGTGGCTCCACAGCAGTGGGAATTCTTCTGTCACCTGAGCATTTCTTCTTCATTAACTGTGGTGATTCTCGAGCTGTCCTTTACCGCAATTCACAGGTGTGCTTTTCCACACTCGACCACAAGCCTTGTAATCCACGTGAGAGAGAGCGCATCCAGAATGCTGGTGGGTCAGTGATGATTCAGAGGGTTAACGGATCACTGGCTGTTTCTCGAGCTTTGGGGGACTACGATTACAAGTGTGTGGATGGAAAGGGCGCCACTGAGCAGCTGGTCAGCCCTGAACCAGAAGTGTTTGACTTGATTCGGGCCCCGGAACAAGATCAGTTTGTGGTCCTGGCATGTGATGGTATCTGGGATGTCATGTCCAATGAGGATCTGTGCGACTTTGTGAAATCAAGGCTTGAGGTGTCTGATGACCTGGAAAGAGTCTGCAGTGAAGTGTTGGATACATGTCTGCACAAG gGGAGTCGAGATAACATGagtgttgtgttggtgtgtttgccCAACGCTCCCAAAGTGTCAGAGGAAGCCGTGAGAAAAGACGCTGAGCTCAACAATTATCTGGAGTCTCAAGTGGAAG agaTGCTGTCTCGCCCAGTACAGGAGGGATTTCCAGACCTGGTAACTGTGATGAGGAATCTGTCGACTGACAACGGGATGCCACCTCTGCCTCCAGGGGGAGGCCTTGCCAGCAA ACACGGTGTTATTGAAGCAGTATACACTCGTCTAATCCCATACAGGGAGGAAGATGGG CCCTCCTGTTTCATTTG a
- the ppm1ba gene encoding protein phosphatase 1B isoform X4 translates to MGAFLDKPKTEKHKLHGEGNGLRYGLSSMQGWRVEMEDAHTAILGLPAPGMTDWSFFAVYDGHAGSKVANYCSKHLLEHIINASLRVRGTQGSQAGLDSKTSAQAPPTVEAIKSGIRTGFLAIDNHMRSLSDLRNGMDRSGSTAVGILLSPEHFFFINCGDSRAVLYRNSQVCFSTLDHKPCNPRERERIQNAGGSVMIQRVNGSLAVSRALGDYDYKCVDGKGATEQLVSPEPEVFDLIRAPEQDQFVVLACDGIWDVMSNEDLCDFVKSRLEVSDDLERVCSEVLDTCLHKGSRDNMSVVLVCLPNAPKVSEEAVRKDAELNNYLESQVEEMLSRPVQEGFPDLVTVMRNLSTDNGMPPLPPGGGLASKHGVIEAVYTRLIPYREEDGQIKY, encoded by the exons ATGGGTGCGTTCCTAGACAAACCCAAGACAGAGAAGCACAAATTGCATGGTGAAGGTAATGGCCTGCGCTATGGCCTAAGCTCCATGCAGGGCTGGCGGGTGGAGATGGAGGATGCTCATACAGCCATTTTGGGACTTCCTGCTCCTGGCATGACTGACTGGTCATTTTTTGCTGTGTATGATGGTCATGCTGGCTCAAAGGTTGCCAATTACTGCTCTAAACATCTTCTGGAACACATAATCAATGCCAGCTTAAGGGTCAGAGGGACACAAGGCTCCCAGGCTGGCTTAGACAGCAAAACCTCAGCTCAAGCTCCTCCTACAGTAGAAGCTATCAAATCCGGGATCCGTACCGGGTTCCTGGCGATTGATAATCACATGCGCAGCCTCTCAGACCTGCGGAATGGCATGGACCGTAGTGGCTCCACAGCAGTGGGAATTCTTCTGTCACCTGAGCATTTCTTCTTCATTAACTGTGGTGATTCTCGAGCTGTCCTTTACCGCAATTCACAGGTGTGCTTTTCCACACTCGACCACAAGCCTTGTAATCCACGTGAGAGAGAGCGCATCCAGAATGCTGGTGGGTCAGTGATGATTCAGAGGGTTAACGGATCACTGGCTGTTTCTCGAGCTTTGGGGGACTACGATTACAAGTGTGTGGATGGAAAGGGCGCCACTGAGCAGCTGGTCAGCCCTGAACCAGAAGTGTTTGACTTGATTCGGGCCCCGGAACAAGATCAGTTTGTGGTCCTGGCATGTGATGGTATCTGGGATGTCATGTCCAATGAGGATCTGTGCGACTTTGTGAAATCAAGGCTTGAGGTGTCTGATGACCTGGAAAGAGTCTGCAGTGAAGTGTTGGATACATGTCTGCACAAG gGGAGTCGAGATAACATGagtgttgtgttggtgtgtttgccCAACGCTCCCAAAGTGTCAGAGGAAGCCGTGAGAAAAGACGCTGAGCTCAACAATTATCTGGAGTCTCAAGTGGAAG agaTGCTGTCTCGCCCAGTACAGGAGGGATTTCCAGACCTGGTAACTGTGATGAGGAATCTGTCGACTGACAACGGGATGCCACCTCTGCCTCCAGGGGGAGGCCTTGCCAGCAA ACACGGTGTTATTGAAGCAGTATACACTCGTCTAATCCCATACAGGGAGGAAGATGGG CAGATCAAGTATTAA